A section of the Deinococcus taeanensis genome encodes:
- a CDS encoding RtcB family protein, which yields MNGKHLTKLGFEKRAIALAQTAATARERAGLERDDILSELRGVQRNPHAYLGGGVYAELAEELTNQETAREALRGAELRATPLPYPVWGEDLIDQAARTQMDVAMRLPISRAGALMPDAHVGYGLPIGGVLATENAVIPYGVGVDIGCSMMLSVFPLPARDLPTEEARSLLMKHTRFGAGVAFDKRDRQDHDVLHERTWTDQALLRRLFDKAATQIGTSGSGNHFVEFGALSLPHADLGLDAGEYLAVLSHSGSRGFGAQVAGHYTQLAERHHPNLSPEAKKLAWLPLDHEDGQAYWQAMNLAGRYALANHDLIHARLARALNVKPLAQVSNSHNLAWKQQHEGQELIVHRKGATPAEPGRLGLIPGSMADPGYVVRGRGHAGALHSASHGAGRQLGRKAAERTLAKKDVQAYLRDHNITLIGGGIDEAPQAYKRIQDVIARQNDLVEIVASFQPRVVRMDTGHEDV from the coding sequence ATGAACGGCAAACACCTCACGAAACTCGGCTTTGAGAAACGAGCCATCGCCCTCGCCCAGACGGCCGCCACTGCCCGCGAACGCGCCGGTCTGGAACGTGACGACATCCTCAGCGAACTGCGCGGCGTGCAGCGCAATCCCCACGCGTACCTGGGCGGCGGCGTGTACGCCGAACTCGCCGAGGAGCTCACCAACCAGGAAACCGCCCGCGAGGCCCTGCGCGGCGCCGAACTGCGCGCCACGCCCCTCCCCTACCCCGTCTGGGGTGAGGACCTGATTGATCAGGCCGCCCGCACCCAGATGGACGTCGCCATGCGGCTGCCCATCAGCCGCGCCGGCGCCCTGATGCCCGACGCCCACGTCGGGTACGGCCTGCCCATCGGCGGCGTGCTCGCCACCGAAAACGCCGTGATTCCCTACGGCGTTGGCGTGGACATCGGCTGCTCCATGATGCTCAGCGTCTTCCCCCTCCCGGCCCGCGACCTTCCCACCGAGGAGGCCAGAAGCCTGCTGATGAAACACACCCGCTTCGGCGCTGGCGTCGCCTTCGACAAACGCGACCGGCAGGACCACGACGTTCTGCATGAACGCACCTGGACGGACCAGGCTCTCCTGCGCCGCCTGTTCGACAAGGCCGCCACACAGATCGGCACCAGTGGCAGCGGCAACCACTTCGTGGAGTTCGGCGCCCTCAGCCTTCCCCACGCTGACCTTGGCCTGGACGCCGGCGAGTACCTCGCGGTCCTGTCTCACAGCGGCAGCCGCGGTTTTGGCGCGCAGGTGGCCGGGCACTACACCCAGCTGGCCGAACGGCACCACCCGAACCTCAGCCCCGAAGCGAAGAAACTGGCGTGGCTGCCCCTTGACCATGAGGACGGCCAGGCGTACTGGCAGGCCATGAACCTCGCCGGCCGGTACGCGCTGGCCAACCACGACCTCATCCACGCCCGCCTCGCCCGGGCCCTGAACGTCAAACCCCTCGCGCAGGTGAGCAACAGCCACAACCTCGCCTGGAAGCAACAGCACGAGGGGCAGGAACTCATCGTGCACCGCAAAGGCGCCACGCCCGCCGAACCTGGCCGCCTCGGCCTCATTCCCGGCAGCATGGCAGACCCGGGGTACGTCGTCCGCGGCCGTGGCCACGCCGGCGCCCTGCACAGCGCCAGTCACGGCGCCGGACGCCAGCTTGGCCGCAAGGCCGCGGAACGCACCCTCGCCAAGAAAGACGTTCAGGCGTACCTCCGCGACCACAACATCACCCTTATCGGCGGCGGGATTGACGAGGCGCCCCAGGCGTACAAACGCATTCAGGACGTCATTGCCCGCCAGAACGATCTCGTGGAGATCGTCGCCAGCTTCCAGCCCCGCGTTGTGCGCATGGACACCGGGCACGAGGACGTGTAA
- a CDS encoding HAD family hydrolase — protein sequence MTIRAVIFDFDGTILDTETPEFTHWQALYRQHGRELHLHDWQRGVGTWDAFDPWAGLPDHIQQSRDTVHAQLRTDIHATIEHSDVRPGVRAVLDDVRQRGLRLALATSSDRAWVTRWLRHHRLLDHFETLATRDDVARVKPDPELYTLAAHQLRLPPEQCLAVEDSLNGATAAVAAGLHVVVVPNDVTRTQPFPPGWARVDGYDGGLDALLNTVR from the coding sequence ATGACCATCCGCGCCGTGATCTTCGACTTCGACGGCACCATCCTCGACACCGAGACCCCCGAATTCACCCACTGGCAGGCCCTGTACCGCCAGCACGGCCGTGAGCTGCACCTGCACGACTGGCAGCGCGGCGTCGGGACGTGGGACGCCTTCGACCCCTGGGCCGGCCTGCCCGACCACATCCAGCAGAGCCGTGACACCGTGCACGCACAGCTCCGCACGGACATCCACGCCACCATCGAACACAGCGATGTCCGCCCCGGAGTGCGCGCCGTTCTCGACGACGTCCGCCAGCGCGGCCTGCGCCTCGCGCTGGCCACCAGCAGTGACCGCGCCTGGGTGACCCGCTGGCTCCGGCACCATCGCCTGCTCGACCACTTCGAAACCCTCGCCACCCGTGACGACGTGGCCCGCGTGAAACCCGACCCCGAACTGTATACCCTCGCCGCCCACCAGCTCCGGCTGCCGCCTGAGCAGTGCCTTGCCGTGGAGGACAGCCTGAATGGCGCCACCGCCGCGGTCGCTGCGGGACTGCACGTGGTCGTCGTCCCGAACGACGTGACCCGCACCCAGCCGTTTCCCCCCGGGTGGGCCCGCGTGGACGGGTATGACGGCGGCCTGGACGCCCTGCTGAACACCGTCCGTTAA
- a CDS encoding DedA family protein gives MGEWVQNLMDSMGYLGILLLMVLENVFPPIPSELIMPSAGFAASQGDLNLLLVIAVGTLGSVLGTLPLYYIGRAFGEDRLVAWADRHGKWLTLSGKDIKKADDWFDRHGSKAVLFGRMVPGLRSLLSLPAGMCEMPMPKFLLYSAIGSALWASVLAGAGYALGENYDRVEQYVGPASKIILGVVVVAAVAWFIRRKREQAHQAT, from the coding sequence ATGGGCGAGTGGGTGCAGAATCTAATGGACAGCATGGGGTACCTGGGCATCCTGCTGCTGATGGTGCTGGAGAATGTTTTCCCGCCGATTCCGAGTGAGCTGATCATGCCGTCGGCGGGGTTCGCGGCGTCGCAGGGTGACCTGAACCTGCTGCTCGTGATTGCGGTGGGCACCCTGGGCAGCGTGCTGGGAACGTTGCCGCTGTACTACATCGGCCGGGCGTTCGGTGAGGACCGGCTGGTGGCGTGGGCTGACAGGCACGGCAAGTGGTTGACGCTCAGCGGGAAGGACATCAAGAAAGCCGACGACTGGTTTGACCGGCACGGGTCAAAGGCCGTGCTGTTCGGGCGGATGGTGCCGGGCCTCCGGAGTCTGCTGAGCCTGCCGGCCGGTATGTGTGAAATGCCGATGCCGAAGTTCCTGCTGTACAGCGCGATCGGGTCGGCGCTGTGGGCGTCGGTGCTGGCCGGGGCCGGGTACGCGCTGGGGGAAAACTACGACCGCGTGGAGCAGTACGTGGGGCCAGCCAGCAAGATCATTCTGGGCGTGGTGGTGGTGGCGGCGGTCGCGTGGTTCATTCGCCGGAAGCGTGAGCAGGCGCATCAGGCGACATAA
- a CDS encoding MMPL family transporter: MRTLGQLVSRHPWATLLVWLIAALLSIPFAARAPAALTADPAGGLQNSEATRVTGLLRERFGETDTNTVVIVTRSQPPLGTPQGDATYRRFLSGLEKVPGVTRVTAAQGSGPYRTRSGDGQLALTLAQIPLEQGATPALQRIRSYATRTESAALDIRVTGGQAIADDFTTFAEDDTKRSEFTALPLIGALLLVVFGALVATGLPLAVGLLSISVAMAALYGLTHVMDVSTFAQSVITMLGLGAGIDYALLMVNRFREELRHTPDARRAAERTVQTAGRSVAFSGLTVAIAMAGLILPPIAFVRSIGIGGVLAVLLTVLASLTALPAMLALLGERVNSPRLLKFTWAQSGAASAAWTTFARRVTARPWAAVLASTALLLLLAAPALKMRTGYAGAWGLTPGVESRDALTDVQTLGAGGLLSQFEVILDLNGQRYTPADRTRFQAVVADLRALPGVKGVLSPFLTPQDLQTAGGNSTDALAALSTLTRRSFSQDRRLLRVTVIPDRNLPAREIPSFETQLRRTLNASGYTYLLGGAPIGGEEFSRAITGALPTVMLAVFAGTFLLLMIAFRSLLIPLKSILMNALTVGAAAGIVTLIVQEGFLAAPLGIPGDVGVLDASLPVLLFAVMFGLSMDYEIFLLSRVQEEHLRGVPNDEAVVLAVGHTARIITSAAIIMFIVFTAFIFGRVVASKSIGLGLAVAVALDATLVRLILVPAFLKLAGRWNWWLPRWLDRRLPHIRLEH, from the coding sequence GTGAGGACACTGGGTCAACTCGTTTCCCGTCATCCCTGGGCCACCCTGCTCGTCTGGCTGATCGCTGCGCTGCTCAGCATTCCCTTCGCTGCGCGCGCCCCCGCCGCCCTGACCGCCGACCCCGCCGGAGGCCTCCAGAACTCCGAAGCCACCCGCGTCACCGGGCTGCTGCGCGAACGCTTCGGAGAAACCGACACCAACACGGTCGTCATCGTGACCCGCAGTCAGCCGCCTCTCGGCACGCCTCAGGGCGACGCCACCTACCGGCGCTTTCTCAGTGGCCTGGAGAAGGTCCCCGGCGTCACCCGCGTGACCGCCGCGCAAGGCAGCGGCCCCTACCGCACCCGCTCCGGGGACGGCCAGCTTGCCCTGACCCTCGCGCAGATTCCGCTCGAACAGGGCGCCACCCCCGCCCTGCAACGCATCCGCAGCTACGCCACCCGCACGGAGAGCGCCGCGCTCGACATCCGCGTCACCGGAGGGCAGGCCATCGCCGACGATTTCACCACCTTCGCCGAGGACGACACCAAACGCAGCGAATTCACCGCGCTGCCCCTCATCGGCGCGCTGCTTCTCGTTGTGTTCGGTGCGCTCGTCGCCACCGGCCTCCCCCTCGCCGTGGGCCTCCTGAGCATCAGCGTCGCCATGGCCGCCCTGTACGGCCTGACGCACGTCATGGACGTCAGCACCTTCGCGCAGAGCGTCATCACCATGCTCGGCCTGGGCGCCGGCATCGACTACGCCCTGCTGATGGTCAACCGCTTCCGTGAGGAACTCCGCCACACGCCCGACGCCCGGCGCGCCGCCGAGCGCACCGTCCAGACCGCCGGACGCAGCGTCGCGTTCAGCGGCCTGACCGTCGCCATCGCCATGGCCGGCCTGATCCTGCCGCCCATCGCGTTCGTCCGCTCTATCGGCATCGGCGGTGTCCTCGCCGTGCTCCTGACGGTGCTCGCCAGTCTCACGGCCCTCCCGGCCATGCTCGCCCTGCTCGGCGAACGCGTGAACAGCCCCCGCCTCCTGAAATTCACGTGGGCGCAGAGCGGCGCCGCCTCCGCCGCCTGGACCACCTTCGCCCGCCGCGTCACCGCCCGGCCCTGGGCAGCGGTGCTGGCCTCCACAGCCCTGCTGCTGCTCCTCGCGGCGCCCGCCCTGAAGATGCGCACCGGGTACGCCGGCGCCTGGGGACTCACGCCCGGCGTCGAAAGCCGCGACGCCCTCACGGACGTTCAGACGCTGGGCGCCGGCGGGCTGCTCAGTCAGTTCGAGGTGATTCTCGACCTGAACGGTCAGCGGTACACCCCGGCCGACCGCACCCGCTTTCAGGCAGTCGTTGCCGACCTGCGCGCCCTGCCCGGCGTGAAAGGCGTTCTCAGTCCCTTCCTGACCCCCCAGGACCTTCAGACGGCCGGTGGCAACAGCACCGACGCGCTCGCCGCCCTCAGCACGCTCACCCGCCGGTCTTTCAGCCAGGACCGGCGTCTGCTGCGCGTCACGGTCATTCCGGACCGCAACCTTCCTGCCCGCGAGATCCCCAGCTTCGAAACGCAGCTGCGGCGCACCCTGAACGCCAGCGGCTACACGTACCTGCTGGGCGGCGCCCCCATCGGCGGCGAGGAATTCAGCCGCGCCATCACCGGCGCCCTCCCGACCGTCATGCTTGCCGTGTTCGCCGGCACCTTCCTCCTGCTGATGATCGCCTTCCGCAGCCTCCTGATCCCCCTCAAAAGCATCCTCATGAACGCCCTGACCGTCGGTGCCGCCGCCGGCATCGTCACCCTGATCGTTCAGGAAGGCTTCCTCGCGGCGCCGCTCGGTATCCCAGGGGACGTTGGCGTGCTGGACGCCAGCCTGCCCGTCCTGCTGTTCGCCGTGATGTTCGGCCTCAGCATGGATTATGAAATCTTCCTGCTGTCCCGCGTGCAGGAAGAACACCTGCGCGGAGTACCGAACGACGAGGCGGTCGTTCTGGCCGTCGGTCACACCGCCCGCATCATCACGAGCGCCGCAATCATCATGTTTATTGTCTTCACCGCCTTCATCTTCGGGCGGGTCGTCGCCAGCAAAAGCATTGGCCTGGGTCTCGCTGTGGCCGTCGCCCTTGACGCCACCCTCGTGCGGCTTATCCTGGTGCCCGCCTTCCTGAAACTCGCCGGCCGCTGGAACTGGTGGTTGCCCCGCTGGCTTGACCGGCGCCTTCCCCACATCCGCCTTGAACACTGA
- a CDS encoding helix-turn-helix domain-containing protein, translated as MTDTPGEVLTLEELATYLKVSETTAYALVRSGEVPGRKVGREWRFLKARVTQWLMQAGTEDEMNSTGLVQRDEHGGEFKQENGQEFVALWLPMTREEKAAQLEKAEREGVSVSELVAGYLREWARA; from the coding sequence ATGACCGACACCCCCGGTGAAGTGCTGACCCTGGAGGAACTGGCCACCTACCTGAAGGTGAGTGAAACCACCGCGTACGCGCTGGTGCGCAGCGGCGAGGTGCCCGGCCGCAAGGTCGGGCGGGAATGGCGCTTCCTGAAAGCGCGCGTTACACAGTGGCTCATGCAGGCCGGCACGGAGGACGAGATGAACAGCACAGGACTGGTACAGCGGGACGAACACGGCGGCGAGTTCAAGCAGGAAAACGGTCAGGAGTTCGTGGCCCTGTGGTTGCCCATGACCCGCGAGGAGAAGGCCGCGCAGCTCGAAAAGGCTGAGCGTGAAGGGGTAAGCGTCAGTGAACTGGTCGCCGGCTACCTGCGCGAATGGGCCAGAGCCTGA
- a CDS encoding APH(3') family aminoglycoside O-phosphotransferase — protein MPDAQEPAPPDRLILPDALRRALPAARWERVTDGMSGAQVWRGTRHVVKVQPRTPHAVSTLQQERERLRWLAGRVPAPQVVAFEVTPDAEYLAMTRLSGMPMSHPDAQLHPERVVNLLARALRELHALPLRDCPFTATLAVTLPLARERVQAGVVDEADFDEERAGRSAVSVFNELARTRPDGEDLVVTHGDPCLPNVILNGEYVEGLIDVGRLGIADRHADLALAHRSAQHNLGERYAGMFLDLYGRALVNPEKLAYYRLLDELF, from the coding sequence GTGCCCGACGCCCAGGAGCCCGCCCCACCTGACCGCCTGATCCTGCCGGACGCGCTGCGGCGCGCGCTGCCCGCAGCCCGCTGGGAGCGCGTCACGGACGGCATGAGCGGCGCGCAGGTGTGGCGCGGCACGCGGCACGTCGTGAAAGTGCAGCCCCGCACGCCGCACGCGGTCAGCACCCTGCAGCAGGAACGCGAGCGGCTGCGCTGGCTGGCGGGCCGCGTACCGGCGCCGCAGGTGGTGGCGTTCGAGGTGACGCCGGACGCCGAGTACCTCGCCATGACCCGCCTGAGCGGCATGCCCATGAGTCACCCGGACGCGCAACTGCACCCCGAACGCGTGGTGAACCTGCTCGCGCGTGCCCTGCGGGAACTGCACGCCCTGCCGCTGCGCGACTGCCCCTTCACAGCCACGCTGGCCGTCACGCTGCCCCTGGCGCGCGAGCGCGTGCAGGCGGGCGTGGTGGACGAGGCGGATTTCGATGAGGAACGCGCCGGGCGCAGCGCCGTGAGCGTATTCAACGAACTGGCGCGCACGCGTCCCGACGGGGAGGACCTGGTGGTCACGCACGGTGACCCGTGCCTGCCGAACGTGATCCTGAACGGTGAGTACGTGGAAGGCCTGATTGACGTGGGACGGCTGGGGATCGCCGACCGGCACGCGGACCTCGCCCTGGCGCACCGCAGCGCGCAGCACAACCTGGGGGAGCGGTACGCCGGCATGTTCCTGGACCTGTACGGCCGTGCCCTCGTGAACCCGGAGAAACTCGCTTACTACCGCCTGCTGGACGAGCTGTTCTGA
- a CDS encoding YqhA family protein: MTRPSSRAPAPEAEPSKREWFSEVIGRTRFVVLIAVVAVLLVSFSLFLQGTLLALQTIWDSWRDTLTLGVSTQKGQLAVEFLEIVSTMLKAVVFYLIGVGLYSLFITPLNLTSALGVESLADLEQKVVSVIIVILGVTFLEHFVRWDKPLDTLYFAGALALAGGALVFFQRVHRGSGGDLQQPQAKLRARQELFENHTEQRHIDDQEVKLAQQATHAKLEGKADAGEGSG, translated from the coding sequence GTGACGCGTCCCTCTTCCCGTGCCCCGGCCCCGGAGGCCGAACCCTCCAAACGCGAGTGGTTCAGCGAGGTGATCGGCCGCACGCGCTTTGTGGTCCTGATCGCCGTGGTGGCCGTGCTGCTGGTGTCCTTCAGTCTGTTCCTGCAGGGCACCCTGCTGGCCCTGCAGACCATCTGGGACTCCTGGCGCGACACGCTCACGCTGGGCGTCAGCACGCAGAAGGGCCAGCTCGCCGTGGAGTTCCTGGAAATTGTGAGCACCATGCTCAAGGCGGTGGTGTTCTACCTGATCGGGGTGGGCCTCTATTCCCTGTTCATCACCCCGCTCAACCTCACGTCTGCGCTGGGCGTGGAGAGCCTCGCCGACCTGGAGCAGAAGGTGGTGTCGGTGATCATCGTGATTCTGGGCGTCACGTTCCTGGAGCATTTCGTGCGCTGGGACAAGCCGCTGGACACCCTGTACTTCGCCGGGGCCCTGGCGCTGGCCGGCGGCGCGCTGGTGTTCTTCCAGCGGGTCCACCGCGGCAGCGGCGGGGACCTGCAGCAGCCGCAGGCGAAACTCCGGGCCCGGCAGGAACTGTTCGAGAATCACACCGAGCAGCGCCACATTGACGATCAGGAAGTGAAACTCGCGCAGCAGGCCACGCACGCCAAACTGGAAGGCAAGGCGGACGCCGGCGAAGGCAGCGGCTAG